From a single Glycine soja cultivar W05 chromosome 19, ASM419377v2, whole genome shotgun sequence genomic region:
- the LOC114398304 gene encoding PI-PLC X domain-containing protein At5g67130-like, with amino-acid sequence MGSLLFLLLVIVLPLCYCVDAACSNGNCKVNDECSSNGDCGAGLYCFSCPLGYLGSRCVRSSITDQFKLTNNSLPFNKYAFLTTHNAFAIDGEPSHTGVPRATITNQADSVTEQLKNGVRALMLDTYDFRGDVWLCHSFQGQCYDFTAFEPAIDTLKEIEAFLSANPAEIVTLILEDYVKTPKGLTKVFAKAGLMKFWFPVTRMPKRGGDWPLVSDMIAKNQRLLVFTSVRSKEQSEGIAYQWNYMVENQYGDGGRKAGSCPHRAESSPLDDKSKSLVLVNYFRSTPFKPIACEDNSGGLIDMLQTCHGAAANRWANYLAVDYYKRSEGGGSFQAVDTLNGKLLCGCNDVHACVPGSTSQACSA; translated from the exons ATGGGTTCTCTGTTGTTCTTGCTTTTGGTTATTGTTCTTCCATTGTGTTATTGTGTTGATGCTGCTTGCTCTAATGGAAACTGCAAG GTAAATGATGAGTGCTCGTCTAATGGTGATTGTGGAGCCGGTCTCTATTGCTTCTCATGCCCACTTGGATATTTAGGCTCTAGGTGTGTGAGATCTTCCATCACAGATCAATTCAAGCTCACA AATAACTCTCTACCATTCAACAAATATGCATTTTTGACAACGCACAATGCGTTTGCCATTGATGGAGAGCCATCACACACAGGAGTGCCTCGAGCTACCATCACTAACCAAGCAGACAGTGTAACAGAGCAGCTCAAA AATGGAGTTAGGGCACTAATGCTAGATACATATGATTTTCGTGGAGACGTGTGGTTATGTCATTCATTTCAAGGCCAGTGCTATGACTTCACAGCTTTT GAACCCGCTATAGATACACTGAAGGAAATTGAAGCTTTTCTATCAGCCAACCCAGCAGAAATTGTCACACTCATATTGGAAGATTATGTTAAAACACCAAAAGGATTGACGAAAGTCTTCGCCAAAGCTGGTTTGATGAAGTTTTGGTTTCCTGTGACTCGAATGCCAAAAAGAGGAGGAGATTGGCCTCTAGTGAGTGATATGATTGCTAAAAATCAAAGATTACTAGTGTTCACTTCGGTCAGGTCTAAGGAACAAAGTGAAGGCATTGCATACCAGTGGAATTACATGGTTGAAAATCAGT ATGGGGATGGAGGAAGGAAAGCAGGAAGTTGTCCACACAGAGCAGAATCTTCTCCTCTTGATGACAAGAGCAAGTCCTTAGTGTTGGTAAACTATTTCCGCTCTACGCCATTTAAGCCTATTGCATGTGAAGATAACTCTGGAGGACTCATTGACATGCTACAAACCTGTCATGGTGCTGCTGCCAACAGGTGGGCTAATTATCTTGCTGTTGATTATTACAAG AGGAGTGAAGGAGGAGGTTCGTTTCAAGCCGTGGACACTCTGAATGGGAAGCTCTTGTGTGGTTGTAATGATGTGCATGCGTGTGTG CCTGGATCTACTTCACAAGCTTGCTCAGCATAG